CTATCCGATGAGTCTGAGCTATCGTTTCCCGACGAGGAGGACGAGGGTCCCAAGATTGGTGTAGGTGCAGCCTTAAAGCATATTAAATCTTGTACTCTCATGTTCCTCCATCCGTCTGCAGAAGTACATCGGTGGCCGCAATGCCGATGGCCAGCGTCATGGACGTGGCTGGGCTATTCTTCCCAATGGAGATCAGTACGATGGCAACTATCGCAAGGGTCGTCGCCATGGCATTGGACTGTATGTCTTCAAGAGCGGTGCTCGTTACTATGGACAGTATCGCTGTGGTGTGCGCTGTGGTCGCGGTATCTTTATTTATCCGGATGGGTCCGTTTACGAAGGCAACTGGCGCAAGCATCTGAAGCATGGCAAGGGGCGCTACAACTATGCCAGTGGAGACACCTATTCGGGGGACTGGTATAAGGGACAACGTCATGGCGTGGGCATCTATAGTTTCAAAACCGAGAAGGACAACTGTTGCATGTCGGTGCGTTTGAAGTCCACCTGGAACTCCAATGTGCGTTTGGGCCCATTTGAGTTGTATATTGGCAACGATGACAAGTGCACCATACTGCATGGCATCTGGGATGTGTTGTATCCCACTGGACCGGCTGTGTTCAGCTTTGACAACCGCTATATGCTGTTGGGTTTCTTTTTGCCAGGCGATTATAATTTCCGTGCCATGCAGCCGTCTGAGGAGGGCGAGGGCGAGGAGGAGACGAATCTTGAGCTCGAGGGTGAAGGTGAAGTGGTTGAAATGAAACCAACTATATGGATTGCACAGGAGATTGCTGTCTACGATTATTCGCTGCTGCCACAGGAGCCAGTGCCAATACCCATCTCCGACTCCGAACTATCTGTCTGCTCGATAACCACCGAGCCAAGTGTTGTTAGCCACGAACAGGTGAGTTTCTATGGCGAGGGCGAGGAAGGTGAGGACGAGCTCGAGGGCGAGATGGAATGCTTCCCATGCGAATGCGATTACGAGTTAAGTGAGGTGGATACCGAGTCGGAACCATGCAAAATCGATGGAAGCCCGTGTGCTATTGAGGTTCTTAAGCAGCCCGAGTGTCCGAATGTCTAAATACACTAATTATAGCTAACAATTGGTCATATAGAGACTTAAATAAATGAGCGCACAATACTTGTTTTGGCATTTAACCACACTTTCTTTTGAATTATacaattacttttttttgttgctttatttgcgtttttagaatttgaataaaatttgtttgtcctttttaaaatatgcctgactatatgtatatgaagaTTTGATGCGGTCTCTATAAATAAATCGCTTCACGTTATAGATGAAATCACAAATAGGGGCTTTTCAAGTATTATTGACATAGTTAATGATacctttttcaatttcaatttcttatgttttttttctactATTTAAATCGTATGacttttttcattcttttttttgttgatgcacttttttcatttgatattcAGCATTTGAATTCATTAAGTTTCACTAATTAATTCTAAACGTAATTATTGTTTTGATGccttttcattttacaaataaCATTAACTTGGATCAATTTATTGTAGTTTAGCGTCATTTCTCTTCGTAATGATTTTTCTCTTTCCTTGCaaaatgaattgtttttacttttaattattaaaaaaaaaaatctaagttttttttttgcagagaTTGTAGCATTGGCCGACTTATAGTTGGAGTTGGATTCAGTACTA
This DNA window, taken from Drosophila nasuta strain 15112-1781.00 chromosome 2L, ASM2355853v1, whole genome shotgun sequence, encodes the following:
- the LOC132788553 gene encoding radial spoke head 1 homolog; translated protein: MSISDLSDESELSFPDEEDEGPKIGKYIGGRNADGQRHGRGWAILPNGDQYDGNYRKGRRHGIGLYVFKSGARYYGQYRCGVRCGRGIFIYPDGSVYEGNWRKHLKHGKGRYNYASGDTYSGDWYKGQRHGVGIYSFKTEKDNCCMSVRLKSTWNSNVRLGPFELYIGNDDKCTILHGIWDVLYPTGPAVFSFDNRYMLLGFFLPGDYNFRAMQPSEEGEGEEETNLELEGEGEVVEMKPTIWIAQEIAVYDYSLLPQEPVPIPISDSELSVCSITTEPSVVSHEQVSFYGEGEEGEDELEGEMECFPCECDYELSEVDTESEPCKIDGSPCAIEVLKQPECPNV